The following are encoded in a window of Solibacillus sp. FSL R7-0668 genomic DNA:
- a CDS encoding right-handed parallel beta-helix repeat-containing protein codes for MSILDNLRQVKRELLDEKHPLANEAIQFRKTYAIGYAMLVCVNGYPSEMAKDVLKKQIAALDLPAEFKKLSISVAMEAETDAIHKVLQNLNEAKHKYLFMLDLYDYAQKDRKITEKEQELLVLFEELLQLSYEEVQFIRGFRLAMLKKDVEVATKVVQAAFEQNVEIPLKELPYFIPGFEYQERLMQMTLLSGQKKKLGYATYLNGEVIVGKGAELDLNGMKVTFGNEATIIVDGGLLKADGAQFIASMDANKTMLSLRNVGLTILQDVHFFGANNVRAIEMNNAKVELDTCSFEKCFDEERGGAIYFTNSDHFVLRNCVFEHNSTLGKGGSMYIAGTEASHMRKRDFFSRITGKIQKVKLVMNSCHFKESRAEMSGALHTYDAEISIHNSTFDSCSSRAGGAAIDTLNCTIEANGNTFTKCKAGMTQAVVILGSTKGTTESAIGQFEQCEPKNLMMK; via the coding sequence ATGTCAATTTTAGATAATTTACGTCAAGTAAAGCGCGAGTTATTAGATGAAAAGCACCCACTTGCAAACGAAGCAATTCAATTCCGCAAAACCTATGCGATTGGCTATGCCATGCTTGTCTGTGTAAATGGTTATCCAAGTGAGATGGCAAAGGATGTATTAAAAAAACAAATTGCCGCACTCGATTTACCTGCTGAATTTAAAAAGCTTTCGATTTCAGTGGCGATGGAAGCAGAAACCGATGCCATACATAAAGTATTACAAAATTTAAATGAGGCAAAGCATAAATATTTATTCATGCTCGATTTATATGACTACGCGCAAAAGGATCGAAAAATTACTGAAAAGGAACAGGAACTACTTGTCTTATTTGAAGAGCTTTTGCAGCTAAGCTATGAAGAGGTACAGTTCATTCGTGGCTTCCGTTTAGCGATGCTGAAGAAGGATGTCGAAGTGGCAACAAAGGTTGTACAGGCAGCTTTCGAGCAAAATGTCGAGATTCCATTAAAGGAGCTTCCGTATTTTATACCCGGCTTTGAATATCAGGAACGATTAATGCAGATGACGCTACTATCAGGGCAAAAGAAAAAGCTGGGCTATGCGACCTATTTAAACGGGGAAGTTATTGTTGGCAAAGGTGCTGAACTTGATTTAAATGGGATGAAGGTGACGTTTGGCAATGAGGCAACCATTATTGTAGATGGTGGTTTATTAAAGGCGGATGGGGCACAGTTTATCGCTTCCATGGATGCCAATAAAACCATGCTATCTTTACGCAATGTGGGTCTTACAATATTACAGGACGTGCATTTCTTCGGGGCGAATAATGTGCGTGCGATTGAAATGAATAATGCCAAAGTGGAGCTCGACACATGCTCGTTTGAAAAATGCTTTGATGAGGAGCGTGGAGGGGCTATTTACTTTACGAATAGCGATCATTTCGTATTGCGAAATTGTGTGTTCGAGCATAACTCGACGCTTGGTAAGGGCGGTAGTATGTATATTGCAGGGACCGAAGCAAGCCATATGAGGAAAAGAGACTTCTTTAGTCGCATCACAGGTAAAATCCAAAAGGTTAAATTAGTGATGAACAGCTGTCATTTTAAAGAAAGTCGTGCTGAAATGTCAGGTGCTTTGCATACGTATGATGCAGAAATTTCAATTCATAATTCGACATTTGATAGCTGCTCATCTCGAGCGGGAGGTGCAGCAATTGATACGTTAAACTGTACGATTGAAGCAAATGGCAATACTTTTACGAAATGCAAAGCTGGCATGACTCAGGCGGTCGTCATTTTAGGAAGTACAAAAGGAACGACAGAAAGTGCAATTGGCCAATTTGAACAATGTGAGCCGAAAAATTTGATGATGAAATAA
- the sstT gene encoding serine/threonine transporter SstT, which produces MKNLFDKWNSINLVNRIIIGIVIGVALALTIPEKVSGITILGALFVSALKAVAPVLVFVLVINAIASHAKGKANNMKTVILLYAVGTFLAGFVAVVVSYIFPTTLTLKTAAQDVAPPSGILEVLETLLFNITTNPVSALLNANYLGILAWAVVLGIALKSANDSTKTVIANLSEAVTKIVQWVISLAPIGILGIVFEAISTTGISALAEYGRLIVILVGTMFFVALVVNPLIVFVAARRNPYPLVLASLKESGITAFFTRSSAANIPVNMALAEKLKLNKDTYAVSIPLGATINMAGAAITISILTMAAAHTLGIEVDFFTAVILMVLSAVSAAGASGVAGGSLLLIPLACSLFGISDDVAMQVVAIGFIIGVIQDSCETALNSSSDIVFTATAEYANERKTK; this is translated from the coding sequence ATGAAAAATTTATTCGATAAATGGAATAGCATTAATTTAGTAAACCGCATTATTATTGGTATTGTTATCGGTGTTGCATTGGCACTTACGATACCAGAAAAGGTAAGTGGTATTACGATTTTAGGTGCTTTGTTTGTTTCTGCTTTAAAGGCAGTAGCACCTGTCCTAGTATTTGTGTTAGTCATTAACGCAATTGCTTCACATGCTAAAGGGAAAGCAAACAATATGAAAACGGTGATTCTTTTATATGCCGTGGGAACATTTTTAGCAGGCTTTGTGGCGGTAGTTGTCAGCTATATTTTCCCAACTACTTTAACGTTAAAAACAGCTGCACAAGATGTAGCACCCCCAAGCGGTATTTTAGAAGTATTAGAAACCTTATTATTCAATATTACAACGAACCCCGTAAGTGCACTGTTAAATGCCAATTATCTTGGCATTTTAGCTTGGGCTGTTGTGTTAGGGATTGCTTTAAAATCAGCTAATGATTCGACAAAAACGGTGATTGCCAACTTATCAGAAGCTGTAACAAAGATTGTACAATGGGTTATTAGTTTAGCACCAATTGGTATTTTGGGAATTGTATTTGAAGCGATATCGACAACAGGGATTTCAGCATTAGCAGAATACGGTCGTTTAATTGTCATTTTAGTTGGCACTATGTTTTTTGTCGCATTAGTAGTCAATCCATTGATCGTATTTGTGGCGGCACGTCGCAATCCATATCCATTAGTGTTAGCCTCATTAAAAGAGAGTGGGATTACGGCATTCTTCACGCGAAGCTCGGCAGCAAATATTCCAGTGAATATGGCATTAGCTGAAAAGCTGAAGTTGAATAAAGATACCTATGCTGTATCGATTCCTTTAGGGGCAACGATTAATATGGCGGGTGCAGCCATTACGATTTCAATTTTAACGATGGCAGCAGCACACACATTAGGAATTGAAGTGGATTTCTTTACAGCAGTTATTTTAATGGTATTATCAGCCGTTTCAGCAGCGGGTGCATCAGGAGTTGCAGGTGGCTCGTTACTATTAATCCCGTTAGCATGTAGCTTATTCGGTATTTCGGATGATGTGGCGATGCAGGTCGTTGCGATTGGCTTTATTATCGGTGTCATCCAAGATTCTTGTGAAACGGCATTAAACTCTTCTTCGGATATCGTATTTACTGCAACAGCGGAATACGCAAACGAACGCAAAACTAAATAA
- a CDS encoding bile acid:sodium symporter family protein, giving the protein MVQQLNQFIQRYMPILTPLSLVLGVLLEQIGSHFLFLVPILFAVMTFISSLSLKFRDIKVFKMYPKSILFVIAFLHILMPLWAYAVAQLVFEDYLLTIGFILSVAVPTGVTSVIWVTISKGNLPLCLAIILIDTLLAPILMPLLLHIVVGEAIHVETAALMIDLMIMIVLPSLLGMLVNEWTKGELRNRFNQSFAFISKLCLFGIIMINSSAIAPYVKNINTELALVIGTVLFVAMSGYLFALTLGKLFLQSKANQVTFIFNGGMRNIAVGVVIATTYFPSKVAMPVVFGMLFQQVLASIFFKVTRT; this is encoded by the coding sequence ATGGTTCAACAACTAAATCAATTCATTCAACGCTATATGCCGATTTTAACGCCACTTAGTTTGGTACTAGGTGTGCTACTTGAACAAATAGGGAGTCATTTTTTATTTTTAGTACCTATCTTATTTGCCGTTATGACGTTTATTAGTAGTTTGAGCTTGAAATTTCGTGACATTAAAGTATTTAAAATGTATCCGAAATCGATTTTATTTGTCATTGCCTTTTTACATATTTTAATGCCGTTATGGGCGTATGCAGTCGCGCAGCTAGTATTCGAAGATTATTTATTAACGATTGGTTTTATACTATCTGTAGCTGTTCCAACAGGGGTTACAAGCGTTATTTGGGTCACGATTAGTAAAGGAAATTTACCATTATGCTTGGCGATTATTTTGATTGATACATTGCTTGCGCCAATATTAATGCCACTACTTTTACATATTGTTGTTGGTGAGGCTATTCATGTAGAGACAGCGGCCCTAATGATCGATTTAATGATTATGATTGTTTTGCCGTCGCTACTCGGTATGCTGGTTAATGAATGGACGAAAGGGGAGCTGCGCAACCGCTTTAATCAGTCGTTTGCATTCATCTCGAAGCTATGCTTATTTGGCATCATTATGATTAATAGTAGCGCCATCGCACCCTATGTGAAAAATATCAACACGGAGTTAGCACTTGTTATCGGGACTGTATTATTCGTTGCGATGTCAGGCTATTTGTTTGCACTCACACTAGGGAAGCTGTTTTTACAATCAAAGGCAAATCAAGTAACCTTTATTTTTAATGGAGGGATGCGGAATATTGCAGTTGGTGTTGTCATTGCAACCACCTATTTCCCATCAAAGGTAGCGATGCCCGTTGTTTTTGGGATGCTCTTTCAACAAGTGTTAGCCTCTATCTTCTTTAAAGTAACACGAACGTAA
- a CDS encoding AAA family ATPase produces MITETHLLHPLLLRKYVEHFERMMLVQPIEHHLTEQQALELLVQLQQKTKNNPWLFQPVDIIHFQQQYVVVYEDFLGQSLQHYQQEQQLSLHEIIQIVLELTNACISFHQQGDTIEYFSPRLIAIQPKRHKIKLVATLTAKRAVTPIHAHSSLQNLQEIVYLAPEQTGRVETEIDERTDLYIIGTILYELLTKTPLFKADNVSDALYFVLTKTPNEHLLEENCQLKVLQDITLKLLRKDKVERYQSAMGLRHDLHKAMDLLIQHQFHAHFALGEQDTPLQPMFSSKLYGRESEQIVLQQAYNKAKAGQKEIVFIKGISGIGKSTLAKSLMKQIIQDQGYFLESKFEQLQEQHSFSPIVEPLRKLLQQIYLEGEQSIGSFQINMREMELTLTDSLIQLIPELEWFINEDCRIVQESKQYTLQLNAFIFASIAKILQIFARLKKTLVIFIDDIQWAETEVIQILEQIYNQYEDGHLLLIIASREEVGQANNELLLWQKELAAFSVIHVRLLSQNHIFSIVSDSLKSQCETAHIVAQRIFQMTQGNPFFVHEVLRIFIKDKTVYYHLKNGCWEYDVEKLHQNIGNTDLFSFLESRMNMLSEAALSLLQIASCFGHQFSFELLLKFIQAPYYEILSNLEELISNGFIQALDTFLDFKHEAIIENSQQLNTMYFQFVHDRIQQAAYETLPYEMRLRTHFAISQLLRQDVERENHLQALVRQLNHCMELLSTSEHQQLALWNYELGIKAINAGLYSNARQYFKQSLHFLPEKKWQSMREETIQIYMSIGECEYLVGNYELSKQYISEALAHAQTKLEKLKIYRLMSLIFIEEENSELVLNAGLQAMELCNLNIKLEPKTWEVAKEFILVKMALRNKTNEQLLNLKPIENEEIDVVIQIMINIVSNSFRISQNLTGIILLRLMRLQLQYGAPTESAIVFINYSLLLITGSNDVQEALRYGKLAISMAEETENTYIKSRVYFIYSIFLNHWESDFETSIDYMRNVQQNMEQLGLYYTVTAMSCFVSSAKLLDGRSLQEISEELSLQQTLYEKYPSVLAIDFLEEFKHWVHVLKSPGTEPVWDSHITLKNDEAVLVMHYTLRLRMAYLFKNEAQIKLLLKELAKQSEEVYSLPTTPIYHFFRTLCSMDFLQNRQSHHFSQNVLRKEIAASLRHFKHWAKHAPHQYEHLYMALVAETYAYKKQYKKATQAYNEALQLAEIYQFGHDAAVIHERLALLYISQQEVTKATYHITQGIEKLREWGAETIANNWEQSYSDYITTRVVKSLPILSYDMINLFDATHLLANEDFNTDQLLQQMLQTMLKQANATSGYFVRYVNQQYFILANVTSNQQPTPLSLPAQLADPSMKIIFDYVLQLGEAFVIGNLDKDPAYAHMKRSTKSVLCMPIKYKGKIQAFLFLENQLLVNAFSHVQLELLRLIATQMAVSLENLEIYNELENRVQERTTTLDQMNVSLKEVNERLAINEQERKKLLQSISHELRSPLTSTLGYIESILDGVVNEKEQQMHYLRRSHERLISLNRLIQDLFELAKLEAGRMEFTFTSLSVQEFFEQFAYRFESNVLEAQLAYSASANLEPNHYVNVDLLRVEQVISNLVSNAIKYTEKGRVSLKMSIEGEELVCIIEDSGIGIPEHELPFIFDSYFRASNSSVLNSHGIGLAICKEIITQLQGKIFADSNDTGSRFYFTLPIHH; encoded by the coding sequence ATGATTACCGAAACGCATTTATTACATCCGCTATTGCTTCGAAAATATGTGGAGCATTTTGAGCGCATGATGCTCGTCCAACCGATCGAGCATCATTTAACCGAACAGCAGGCACTAGAATTACTTGTACAGCTTCAACAAAAGACCAAAAATAATCCGTGGCTCTTTCAGCCTGTTGATATAATCCATTTTCAGCAGCAGTATGTCGTTGTTTATGAAGACTTTTTGGGTCAATCATTACAGCACTATCAGCAAGAGCAACAGCTATCCTTACATGAAATTATTCAAATCGTTTTGGAGCTGACGAATGCTTGTATTAGTTTTCATCAGCAAGGTGATACAATTGAGTATTTTTCACCTCGTTTGATTGCCATTCAGCCGAAGCGTCATAAAATAAAATTAGTTGCAACACTGACAGCCAAACGCGCGGTTACACCGATCCATGCGCATAGCTCACTGCAAAATTTACAGGAAATCGTCTATCTAGCACCAGAGCAAACAGGGCGAGTGGAGACAGAAATTGATGAACGTACTGACCTTTATATTATCGGTACTATCCTGTATGAGCTTCTGACAAAAACACCACTATTTAAAGCAGACAATGTTAGCGATGCGCTCTATTTTGTATTAACCAAAACACCAAACGAACATTTACTTGAAGAGAATTGTCAACTAAAAGTATTACAAGATATCACATTAAAGCTATTGCGAAAAGATAAAGTCGAGCGTTATCAATCGGCAATGGGGCTACGTCATGATTTACATAAGGCGATGGATTTACTCATACAGCATCAATTCCATGCACATTTTGCTCTTGGCGAACAAGATACACCGCTACAGCCAATGTTTTCATCCAAGCTATACGGACGAGAAAGCGAGCAAATTGTTTTACAGCAGGCCTATAACAAAGCAAAAGCGGGGCAAAAAGAAATCGTTTTTATTAAAGGGATTTCTGGAATTGGAAAATCCACACTCGCCAAATCATTAATGAAGCAAATTATTCAAGATCAAGGCTATTTTTTAGAAAGTAAATTCGAACAATTACAAGAGCAACACTCCTTTTCACCTATTGTCGAGCCTCTTCGAAAGCTATTGCAGCAAATTTATTTGGAGGGGGAGCAGTCGATTGGAAGCTTTCAAATAAACATGCGGGAAATGGAATTAACACTAACCGACAGTTTAATTCAACTCATCCCTGAGCTCGAATGGTTTATCAACGAAGATTGTCGCATCGTACAAGAAAGCAAGCAATATACGCTTCAATTAAACGCATTTATTTTTGCTTCCATCGCAAAAATCCTGCAAATATTTGCACGTTTAAAAAAGACACTTGTCATCTTTATTGATGATATCCAATGGGCCGAAACTGAAGTCATTCAAATTTTAGAGCAAATCTACAACCAATATGAAGATGGTCATTTACTATTAATCATCGCCAGTCGCGAGGAAGTCGGGCAGGCCAACAATGAACTGCTACTTTGGCAAAAAGAGTTAGCTGCTTTTAGCGTGATTCACGTTCGATTACTTTCTCAAAATCATATTTTTTCAATCGTGAGTGATAGTTTAAAATCCCAATGTGAAACGGCCCACATCGTAGCACAGCGAATTTTTCAAATGACGCAAGGGAATCCTTTTTTTGTCCATGAAGTTTTAAGAATTTTTATTAAAGACAAGACCGTCTACTATCATTTAAAAAACGGTTGCTGGGAGTATGATGTAGAAAAGCTTCACCAAAATATCGGCAACACGGACCTTTTCAGCTTTTTAGAAAGTCGCATGAATATGCTGTCAGAAGCGGCCTTATCTTTGCTACAGATCGCATCTTGCTTCGGCCATCAATTTAGCTTTGAGCTTTTATTAAAATTCATCCAGGCCCCTTACTATGAAATACTATCTAATTTGGAAGAGTTAATATCAAATGGCTTTATTCAAGCACTGGATACATTCTTAGATTTTAAACATGAAGCGATTATCGAAAATAGCCAGCAGTTAAACACGATGTACTTTCAATTTGTGCATGACCGTATTCAACAAGCGGCCTATGAAACGCTGCCTTATGAAATGCGTTTAAGAACACATTTTGCTATTAGTCAACTTTTACGGCAAGATGTTGAACGCGAAAATCATTTGCAGGCGCTCGTTCGACAACTCAATCATTGTATGGAGCTCCTTTCTACTTCTGAGCATCAGCAATTAGCTCTTTGGAATTATGAGCTAGGCATTAAGGCAATAAATGCAGGTCTATATAGTAATGCGCGCCAATACTTCAAGCAAAGCCTACATTTTTTACCAGAGAAAAAATGGCAGTCTATGCGCGAAGAAACGATCCAAATCTATATGTCTATCGGCGAATGTGAATATTTAGTTGGCAATTATGAGCTATCCAAGCAATATATTTCTGAGGCGCTAGCACATGCACAAACAAAGCTTGAGAAATTAAAAATTTATCGCTTAATGTCTCTTATTTTTATTGAAGAGGAAAATTCAGAGCTCGTATTAAATGCGGGATTACAAGCAATGGAGCTATGTAATCTCAACATTAAGCTCGAACCGAAAACATGGGAGGTTGCCAAAGAGTTCATTCTTGTTAAAATGGCACTTCGCAATAAAACAAACGAACAGCTCTTGAACTTGAAGCCAATTGAAAACGAAGAAATCGATGTGGTCATCCAAATTATGATTAACATCGTAAGTAACTCGTTCCGTATTAGCCAAAACTTAACGGGGATCATTCTACTACGGTTAATGCGATTGCAATTACAATATGGTGCCCCAACAGAAAGTGCCATTGTCTTTATTAACTATTCGTTATTGCTCATTACAGGCTCAAATGATGTACAAGAAGCATTACGTTACGGCAAACTAGCTATTTCGATGGCAGAGGAAACAGAAAATACCTATATTAAATCACGCGTCTATTTTATATATAGTATTTTCTTAAATCATTGGGAAAGTGATTTTGAAACGAGTATAGACTATATGAGAAATGTCCAACAAAATATGGAGCAGCTAGGTCTTTACTACACAGTTACTGCTATGTCCTGTTTTGTAAGCAGTGCAAAGCTATTAGACGGGCGCTCCTTACAAGAAATTTCTGAGGAATTGAGCCTCCAGCAAACTCTGTATGAAAAATACCCAAGTGTTTTGGCGATTGATTTTTTAGAGGAATTTAAGCACTGGGTTCACGTCTTAAAATCCCCTGGTACGGAGCCAGTTTGGGATTCCCATATTACGTTAAAAAATGATGAGGCGGTATTAGTCATGCATTATACGCTCCGTCTGCGCATGGCCTATTTATTTAAAAATGAAGCACAAATAAAATTATTGCTAAAAGAGTTAGCAAAACAAAGTGAAGAAGTTTACTCTTTACCAACAACACCGATTTATCATTTTTTCCGTACGCTTTGCTCTATGGACTTTTTACAAAATCGCCAATCACATCATTTTTCGCAAAACGTATTACGGAAAGAAATTGCGGCGAGCTTGCGTCATTTTAAACATTGGGCAAAGCATGCGCCACATCAATATGAGCATCTGTATATGGCGTTAGTAGCGGAGACCTATGCCTATAAAAAGCAGTATAAAAAGGCGACCCAAGCCTACAATGAAGCGCTACAGCTAGCAGAAATCTACCAATTTGGCCATGATGCAGCCGTTATTCATGAACGACTCGCATTGCTTTATATAAGCCAGCAAGAAGTAACAAAGGCCACTTATCATATTACGCAAGGGATTGAAAAGCTTCGCGAATGGGGAGCAGAAACGATAGCTAATAATTGGGAGCAAAGCTATTCCGATTATATTACAACTCGTGTAGTCAAGTCGTTGCCGATTCTTTCCTACGATATGATTAACCTGTTCGATGCAACCCATTTGTTAGCAAATGAGGATTTTAATACAGATCAATTATTACAGCAAATGCTACAAACGATGCTAAAACAGGCGAATGCCACTTCTGGGTACTTTGTTCGCTATGTGAATCAGCAATATTTTATATTAGCAAACGTAACAAGCAATCAACAGCCTACACCTTTATCATTGCCCGCTCAGCTTGCCGATCCTTCAATGAAAATTATATTCGATTATGTACTGCAGCTTGGTGAAGCGTTTGTGATTGGAAATTTAGATAAAGACCCAGCGTATGCTCATATGAAGCGTTCAACGAAATCTGTGCTCTGTATGCCAATCAAATACAAAGGGAAAATTCAAGCATTTTTATTTTTAGAAAATCAATTATTAGTCAATGCCTTTAGCCATGTGCAGTTAGAATTATTACGCCTTATCGCGACACAGATGGCCGTGTCCTTGGAAAACCTAGAGATATACAATGAGCTTGAAAATCGTGTACAGGAACGAACAACAACACTCGATCAAATGAATGTTTCATTAAAGGAAGTCAATGAACGCCTAGCAATTAATGAGCAGGAGCGCAAAAAATTATTACAAAGTATTTCGCATGAATTGCGTTCCCCTTTAACATCGACATTGGGGTATATTGAATCCATTTTGGACGGCGTTGTCAATGAAAAGGAACAGCAAATGCATTATTTACGACGCAGCCATGAGCGTTTAATCTCTCTTAATCGCTTAATTCAAGATTTATTTGAGCTAGCAAAATTAGAAGCCGGACGCATGGAATTTACATTTACGTCGCTTTCAGTTCAGGAATTTTTCGAGCAATTTGCCTATCGCTTTGAATCGAATGTATTAGAAGCGCAATTGGCTTACTCTGCTTCAGCCAATTTAGAACCGAATCACTATGTAAATGTCGATTTACTGCGCGTAGAACAAGTGATTTCAAATCTCGTTTCAAATGCTATTAAGTATACAGAAAAAGGCCGTGTCTCGCTGAAGATGTCGATAGAAGGTGAGGAGCTCGTATGTATTATAGAGGATAGTGGCATCGGCATTCCTGAACATGAACTGCCATTTATTTTCGATAGTTATTTCCGCGCCTCTAATTCAAGTGTGCTTAATTCGCACGGCATCGGTCTTGCTATTTGCAAGGAAATTATTACACAGCTTCAAGGAAAAATCTTCGCAGATAGTAATGATACAGGCTCGCGCTTTTATTTTACACTACCTATTCACCATTAA
- a CDS encoding ADP-ribosylglycohydrolase family protein gives MNKRKQALWGFIIGDAYGVPMEFMERDTFNVHDMIGYGCWDVPAGTWSDDSAMTLITIEHLIADTSLADLKKAFCDWAYRGYWTYNDEPSFDVGLTISEVLNRWEKNGPFEQAKNDENSNGNGALMRILPIALYSYKRSIEERYVTDYATLTHGHIRSTLCCMHYTYVVHHLLDGLSMTESLKQANQQLFPFFKDYPNEKPHFERIYSIHQLTRDEINSNGYVMHTLEAVYWSMLNSTSYYDTIFNAVHLGSDTDTVAAIAGGLAGIYYDKLNIPEDWMELIPKREEIDTLLDRFVKVIF, from the coding sequence ATGAATAAACGAAAACAGGCACTTTGGGGTTTTATTATTGGCGATGCCTATGGGGTGCCGATGGAATTTATGGAGCGGGATACATTTAACGTACACGATATGATCGGCTACGGTTGCTGGGATGTCCCTGCAGGCACGTGGTCAGATGATAGTGCCATGACACTAATTACAATCGAACATTTAATAGCAGATACTTCCCTCGCAGACTTAAAGAAGGCCTTTTGTGATTGGGCTTATCGTGGCTATTGGACTTATAATGATGAGCCTTCATTTGATGTCGGTTTAACCATCTCAGAAGTGCTTAATCGCTGGGAGAAAAACGGGCCATTCGAGCAGGCAAAAAACGATGAAAACAGCAATGGAAATGGCGCCTTAATGCGAATTTTACCCATTGCGCTTTATAGCTATAAGCGTAGTATCGAGGAACGCTATGTAACTGATTATGCAACACTTACACATGGCCATATCCGTTCGACGCTTTGCTGCATGCATTATACATATGTCGTACATCATTTATTAGATGGTTTGTCGATGACAGAAAGCCTTAAACAGGCAAATCAACAATTATTTCCTTTCTTTAAGGACTATCCAAATGAAAAACCACATTTTGAGCGAATCTATTCCATCCATCAACTCACACGTGATGAGATTAATAGTAATGGCTATGTTATGCACACACTTGAAGCTGTTTATTGGAGTATGCTTAACAGTACTAGCTATTATGATACGATTTTCAATGCGGTTCATCTAGGAAGCGATACCGATACGGTTGCTGCGATTGCTGGGGGACTTGCTGGCATTTATTATGACAAGCTCAATATTCCAGAGGATTGGATGGAGCTCATTCCTAAGCGTGAAGAAATCGATACACTATTAGACCGCTTTGTGAAAGTCATATTTTAA
- a CDS encoding Fe-S oxidoreductase, which yields MKKYVLLVAMLLLAGCGAKEDKGPMFTENQSVPFEIIKYEEKISPIYESLVPHIAYAKNEAQLEALKGRFKVDGFELDMEKYMAIFIVTYSGSCGIAVDGTYDVNNYLAVQLLESSGENCDSEGMPHTFVLQVDKKDYEKAQLYNGDIIKSSADID from the coding sequence ATGAAAAAATATGTATTATTAGTAGCGATGCTTTTATTAGCAGGCTGTGGTGCTAAAGAGGATAAGGGGCCAATGTTTACTGAAAATCAATCTGTCCCATTTGAGATTATTAAATATGAAGAAAAAATTTCACCGATTTATGAATCGCTTGTGCCACATATTGCTTATGCCAAAAACGAAGCGCAGCTAGAGGCGTTAAAGGGACGATTTAAAGTAGATGGCTTTGAACTAGACATGGAAAAATATATGGCTATTTTTATTGTTACTTATTCAGGTAGCTGTGGAATTGCAGTGGACGGTACTTATGATGTTAATAATTATTTAGCTGTACAACTTTTAGAAAGCAGCGGCGAAAATTGTGATTCAGAAGGGATGCCACATACATTTGTATTACAAGTAGATAAAAAGGATTATGAAAAAGCTCAATTGTATAATGGAGATATTATTAAATCGTCAGCTGATATTGACTAA